Within the Candidatus Sulfotelmatobacter sp. genome, the region ACACGAACGCCGCCGGCAGCCCCTACGCCAAGCGCTACGACGACGTCATCAACGTGCTGCGGGCCGGCATCTCGGTGATGACCACGCTCAACGTGCAGCACCTCGAGGGGCTCGGCGACGCGGTCGAGCGGATCACCGGGACGCGCGTGCGCGAGACGGTCCCGGACGCCATCCTCGAAGTGGCCGACGAGCTGATCGTCGTCGACGTCGCGCCGGACGTCATCCGCCAGCGGTTGCGCGAGGGCAAGATCTATCCCGCCGAGCGGGTCGACACCGCCTTGGCGAACTTCTTCAAGACCGATCATCTGGCGGCGCTGCGCGAGCTGACCGTGCGCGAGGTGCTGCACGCGCGCTCGACGCGGCGCCACGTACGGCCATTCTCGCGGATCGTGCTGGGCGTCGCGCCGCGCGCGCGCGACGTCGCGCTGATCGAGCGGATGGGCCGGCTCTCGCGCCGGCTCGACGTCGACCTCCGCGTGATCACCGTGCTGCGGCCCGGGGAGGACGAACCGCAGGCCGTGCTCGACGCTTTGTTACACGCGACGCGCGCCGCCCGGGGGAGCTTTCTGGCCGATCGCGCCGTCGACGCGGCGGCGCGCTTGGTCGAGATCGCCGGCGCGACCGACGCGTTGGCGGTCGAGGCGCCGCGTCACGCGCGGCGCCTCTTCGATCGGCGCAGCTCGTTCGTCCAGCGCCTCTTGCGCGCCGGCGCGAAGGAGCTCTTCGCGCTGATCCCGCGTGACGCCGTCACCGCGGCGACGCCGCGCGACGGCGACTGACGGTCAGAACTCGTAGCTGAAGCCGGCGCCGACGTAGTGCCGGCTGACCGACGGCAGACCCGGTGCGACGACGATCGCGTCGGCATGGCCCCAGTTGAGGTCGAGCTGCGCGTTGCCGACGTCCTTGCTGACGCCGGCGTCGAGCCAGGTGTGCGTCGGCGTCCCCGGCCCCTCGCCGTGCGACTGCGCGTACACCTCACCGAACAGGTTCCACGAGGCGGGCATCGCCGCGCTCAGGACCAGCGAGGGAATCGTCGAGGCGTAGTGCTGCGGCCCGGCCGGCGCGGGTGCCGCCAGCTCCGACTGCTGCACGCCGCCGGCCAGGCCGAACACCTTGCCGATCTGCCAGGCGAACTGCGCGTTGTAGTTCTGCGTCATCGCGGTCGCGCTGCCCAGCTCGAACGGGTTGGTCAGCGGGTTCGTCCCGGTCACGACCGTCGTCGAAGCGCTCACGCCGAACGCGACGTTCTGATACGACGCGATCTGCCATTTGGCACCGACGCCCGCGTCGCCGGTCGCCGAGGTGCCGTCAGCGCGGTACGCGGTGGGCGGGAGGAGCTGCAGCTCGACGTCTTTGATCGGCGTGCCGAAGCGCAGCGCGGCGTTGGGGACGCTTTGATCGGTGTAGGCCCCGGCCCCGCCGACGACCGTTTGGCTCTGGAAGCCGGTCTCGATCTCGACGTGTCCCTTGGGGACGACGCACACCGAGTTCGTCTGCGTCGGGCGGCTCACGAGTGCGCTCAGGCCGCCGCTGGTGCAGTAGTCGCTCGGTGGGGCCGGCGTCGCCGAGGGGACGGGGCTCGGGGCATTCGGCGGGATCGTTTGGGCAGCGACGATCGGTGGCAGCGCCGCGAGCAGCGCTGCCGTCAGGATCGGGGAGAGGCGGTTCACTGTGCGGGAGATGCTCCTTGCGCGTCCAGCGCGCGATTGAGATCGAAGACGTTGACGCGCGGTTCGCCCAGAATGCCGAGCTGGCGCGGCGTGACGTGCTGCGCGACGAGCGCGCGCACGGAGGCCGCCGACATCCCGCGCGCCTTGGCCACGCGCGGTACTTGGTAGTAGGCGGCTTCGGGCGAGATGTCGGGATCGATGCCGCTGGCGCTGCTGGTGACCAGATCCGGCGGAATCGGTCCGGTCGCGTCCGGGTTCGCCTTGCGCAACGCGGCGATGGTGGACTTGGTGGCGTCGATCAGCTTCTTCGAGGTCGGGCCGTAGTTCGTTCCGCCGGTCTGCGTCGGGTCGTATCCTTTGCCGGCCGCGGACGGCCGCGGCTGGAAGTAGCCGGGCTTTGTGAAGTTCTGCCCGACCAGCTCGGAACCGATCACGGCGCCGCCGGGACCCGTCACGAGCGAGCCGTTCGCCTGATGGGGGAACAGGACGCTCGCGATGCCCCAGATGACCACCGGGTAGATCAGGCCGAACGCGACGATCGTGACGACGGTGTAGAGCACCGAGGTGACGAGATGGCGCAGGGTGCTCTCGCGCGCCGACGGCGTGGGTGTGGTCGTGGTGGTCATGAGTGGGCTCCGGTCAAGTGCAACGCGACGAGGATCAGGTCGATGAGCTTGATCCCGACGAACGGGACGACGATCCCGCCCAAGC harbors:
- the kdpC gene encoding potassium-transporting ATPase subunit KdpC, which codes for MTTTTTPTPSARESTLRHLVTSVLYTVVTIVAFGLIYPVVIWGIASVLFPHQANGSLVTGPGGAVIGSELVGQNFTKPGYFQPRPSAAGKGYDPTQTGGTNYGPTSKKLIDATKSTIAALRKANPDATGPIPPDLVTSSASGIDPDISPEAAYYQVPRVAKARGMSAASVRALVAQHVTPRQLGILGEPRVNVFDLNRALDAQGASPAQ